The DNA region TccgaaggggggggggggggcgttcTTGAGTGGTGGGGAGAAGCCCGGGGGGGGATTTTGTGGGGGCGTagatgggggtttggggtggattCGGGTGGGTTTGAGGTCATGGGGGGAGgactgaggggggggggggggggggtcgggtcGGTTTGGGGTCacgggggggggtttggggtcatggAGGGGGTCGGATGGGTTTTGGAGGGGGGATTCGGGTGGGTCTGGGATCGTGGGGGGAGAGTTGGGGGGGTTCGGATGGGTTTGGGGTTATGGGGAGGGATTTGAGGGGGGGTGTTGAGTGAGTTTTGGGGGGGTATTCGGGTGTTTTGGGGTTATGAGGAGGTTGGAGGAGATTGGGGTATgtttggggttatgggggggtcaGAGTTGTGTTTAGGGAATTGGAGGAAGAGGGTTGGTGTTATTTGAGGAGTAgagatttggggggggtctggggggagTTTGGTTGGGAGAGGTTATGGGGTCGATttgggggcactgtggggttgTTTGAGGGGGGATTTAGGGGAGATGGGGTCACttggggggagatgggggggatttggggtttgggtGTAGGAGATGTGGGGGTCgtttgggggggctttggggtgaTGTGGGGTCATTTCgcggggggggggctttgggcaTCACAGGAGCTGTTTTTGGGACTGAGGACTTCAGGACCATTTTGGGGTTCATTGGCCCCATTTTGGCCCCATCGGGCCCCATCACACAAGctgtttttggggggggggggggggggctgagagCTGTTTTTTGGGGCTGAGGACCTCAGGACCCCCCCatctctgtgccccccccctttgcagtgctggagctctgcCTGTCCCACTCATTGGACCCCGTGACTTTGGCTAACGAGCTGCTCGCCTTCGTTACCAGCAAAGCCCTGGacccccagctcagccctgagGCCCTCAGCGCCTTCGAGCACGAGGTgagacccccaaatccctcccatTCACCCCCAAAACGGCGCTGGGATATCGGGGGGGGACCCTTctcatcccccccccaccccccttatACTCCTATCCCCCCATAGGTGCTCAGCAGGAGGGACAGAcggatcccccccccccgcaggaCGGACAGCCGCTGTCTGCACGACGTGCACACCCTGCAGGGCCTGCATCTGTTTTGGGGGGAAACAGGGGGAAATCGGGCAAATCTGAGGGGAGGGGTGGAAGAAATGGGGTGAATTGGTGAGAAATGCCTCAAATATGGGGGGGGCTTCTTAGGAAAAGGAGCCAAAGCAGAGCGTTATTAACGGGGGGAAaaggggttttgggggggcaTCTCCCATTGGATGCCCAccgggggaggagggggagccCCTCCCCAGCTCATTAACACCAATTAAGGTGGCAGTTAATGAATGAGCGCCGTTCCTTAACGACTCgcagcctggaggaggaggaggaggagcagctcttGGATTCCTATTGCACCCCGGCCAAAGTGCGGCCCCAAACaattgccccccccccaaacaattgccccccctctcccccccctttctgcccccaaatcccgtcccttccccccccccccccccccccaaagctcctttattttttttcaacaggGACCCCAAAAGCGCAGCAGTTCCACCCCAGAAAACCCCCATCCCAAACGGAGCTCCTCCACCCACAGCCCCTACAAACTGCTGACCCCAAACAGCTTCAGCCCCAGGTACAGAAAGCCCCCCTGGGACCCCCATAGGGCCAGCctgggaccccatagagcccccctGGGACCCCATAACGCTGTGCTGTGGCCCATGTggtgtgaccccatagagcccacTGTGGCTGTGACTTTGGGGCCGTCCTTGGAACATTTGGGGCCGTTATCTGGGATTGTTTCTTTGGGGGCAGTATTGTTTGGGGCCGTCATTTGGGGCCATCATTATTGATTTGGGGTCCCTATTTGGGGTCTGTATTTGGGGCCATTATCTGGGATTGTTTGTTTGGGGGCAGTATTGTTTGGGGGCAGTATTTGGGGCCATtgtttggggttatttgggaGCATTATTTGGGGCCGTTATTTGGAACATTTGGGGCCTTCATTATTGATTTGGGGTCCCTATTTGGGGTCCCTATTTGGCTCCATGATTTGGGGCCATGATGTGGGGCCGCCCCCACATCCTGACGCCCTTCcccccctcatccccccccagcgccgccccctccccccaatACTCCGCCCGCACCAACCGGGGTTCGGTGGTCGCCTCCTTTGGCCCCATCCACGACATCACCTGGGAGGGTCGTGGGGGGGTCGACTGCACCCCAAAACCCTTCAGCCCCCCCGAGCGCAGCCTGAGCCGCAGCTACAGCTTCATGTTCCAGAGAGCGGCCGACGTCCGGGAAGGTGaggggggaatttgggggtgCAGCCCCCCCTTTTTGGGGTGGCATGGCCTTATATTGGGCTGTTTTGGGGGTGTTGATCCCTTTTGGGGGGCAACTGGGGGTGTAATTCCCCATTTTTGGGGGTGATACACCCTTATTTTGGGTGTTTTTGGGGTGTTGACCCCTTTTAGGGGGGGGCCTGGGGGTGTggtgtggggttttggggtgcagCCCCCGCTTTTTGGGGTGGCATGGCCTTATTTTGGCGTGCGGTCCCTTTTAGGGGATGATACTGTAGGGCtgatgtggggtttggggtaATGTAGGGGGACGTGGGGGAGGGGGGTCGGGGTGTGGGGGGGTGCCCCCGCTTTTGGGGTGCCGCAGCCTTATTTTGGGGCCGCTGTGGGGTTTCccctctcagtgctgctgtggaggATGGAGCAGATCGGCGCTGCGCTGCGCAGCCACCACTGCATCCCGGAGTTCGGATCTCTGCTGCTCCCCGCGCAggtggggtctttatggggggCAGCGTTTGGGGTCATTACGGGGAACAGATCAGGGGTCTTTATGGGGCAGGAtttgggttctatgggggacAGAtttggggtctttatggggcaGGGtttgggttctatgggggacAGAtttggggtctttatggggcaGGAtttgggttctatgggggagTGAtttggggtctttatggggcaGAACTTGGGGTCTCTGGGACAGGATTTGGTGTCCTTTAGTACTGAAGTTGACCTTTCCATGGGGTGCACTGtgagggtccctatggggcgcaatttggggtctgtatggggcaCTCTTTGGGGTCCTTCGGTACTCAAGTTGCCCTTTCCACGGGGCACAGTTTGGGGTCTTCTGGGTCACACTTTGGGCTCCTTACAGGGCGCAATTTGGGGTCCGTATGGGTCACAATGTGGGGCCGAACCgccttcctccccccacccccccatagGACTCGGTGACGGTGTTGGGGCGCATTGGCTGCGACAGCAATGGGAAACTGAACCCCAAATCCGCAGTGCTGGAGGGGGACCGCGAGCGCTCGGCCGGAGCTCAGATCCCTTTGGAGCTGTCGGAGCTGCAGGAGTTCTCCCTGTTCCCCGGGcaggtggtggtgatgggggggggggggcggattTGGGGCTGAAAAAGGCACATTTAGGGTCtgcccacaccccacaccccaccccGACCCCATTATCTGTTGTGCTTtcaggtggtggtggtggagggcACCAACAGCACTGGGCGAAGGTTGGTGGTGTCAAAGCTCTATGAGGTGAGACCCCCATCCACCCCCCTCAAAAGAAatccattccccccccccccaaattagtggggaaaaaagggcaAATTCCTCCCAAATCCCACCTGAATTCCACCCATCGCCCCCCCCCACAAGTGAGAAAACCACACAGATCCCCCCCCAGATCCCACTCAAAACCCTCCAAGTCCCAATAaacccaaatcccccccccccccccctaaaaaGGAACAAATCACACCATTCCCCCtccattttccccccaaaataccCAAATCTCCCCAAAaaccaaatcccccccccctaAAAAAGTTGGAAGAAATGCATGAGCCCCCCCAAAGCCAGTATCCcagtccccccccccatcattGTGgtcctccccccctccccatcatTGTCACCTCCCCCCCCTTATCATCTTTATCATCATTGACCCTCCCCCATTTATCATCatcatttcccccccccccccccccccccgtatCCCACCTGACCCTTTTTGCAGGGCGtcccccttcccttccacaCCCCAAAGGACCCCGCGCAAGGTAagaaacccccccaaaaccccccacaccccccccataATGAACCAACCCCCCCCCTCTGACCCCCAAATGGccctttttcaccccaaaaggagctgcggggggggggcagtgcGTGGTGCTGGTGGTCTCGGGGCCCTTCACCCCCTCCGACAGCGTCGCCTTCGAACCGCTGCAGGACCTCATTGAGGTCATCGCCCGGCAGCGCCCCGACGTCTGCGTGTTGGTGGGGCTGGAAATGGGCTGAAAAACACCAAAAGAGGGCAAATTCGGCCAcgggggggaaggggggtggaaatgggggggtttgggggggggaatgggaggtttgggggggaaatgagggTTGGAATGGGGGGTttgggagggatttgggggggggggggggaatgggaggtttgggggggggaatacgaggtttggggggggtttggaggggggaaatggggggtcttggaggggtttggggttggaatgggaggtatggggggtttggggggcaacggggggtttggaggggggaatgggaggtatgggggggttggggggggaaatggggggttggggggagggaatGAGAGGGTtgggggagggaatggggggtttgggggggggggggggaggtgatAGACTCGATTTTGGCTTGAAATGACCCAAAATGTCCCATTTAAAGGTGAAATGGAAAAgaggatttgggttttttttccccatatgcCCAATTTTCACCTTAAAATGACCCCTTTGAAGGGGAAATGGGGTTGGGGTGTGGGCTTCTTTTAGTGACAGACCCCATTTCTGGCTtaaaaatgaccccaaaaagtCCTATTTTAGGAGGAAACGGAAGACGGGAATGGTGGTTTTCTCACCACAACTCCGATTTCACCTTCAGACGGCCCCAAACGCCCATTTTAAGGGGGATTCGGATGTAggatgtggggtttttttttccctacagacCCAATTTTCCCCTTCAAAcggccccaaatcccccttctGAGAGGCGATAGGATTTcgggtttgggttttttgcccaatttcccccttttttcccccccgtTTCTCTGCAGTTCGGGCCGTTCATCGACACCAAACACGAACAAGTAGAggtgagcccccccccccacccccaaattTACCCTCAAatgacccccaaatcccccttttttccccccaaaaccgCATCAAAGGctcgggggaggggggggggggtcccaaaaaGGCTCCAATTGCCccaaaatgtgcttttttttgccccaaatcTGCAGAGCTGCCGCCTTCTGCTGCCCTTCGCAGAGCTGTTCCGGCTGTGCGTGCGGTCGCTGCTGGACGGGACGCGGAGGTGGGCGGAACCGGGGGGGCGTTTTGGGTCCAAATGGGCCCTTTTTGGGGCCGgaaggggaatttggggggttttgtttgGGGTTTGAGCTTAAAAAGGAgggattttttgggggggtttggggcaGTTTGGGGGCATTTCAGCTGCgttttggggtggatttggggcggtttggggtggatttggggcaTTTCGGCTGCGgtttggggtggatttgggggcattttggggtggatttggggcGGTTTGGCTGCGgtttggggtggatttggggcaTTTCGGCTGCGgtttggggtggatttgggggcattttggggtggatttggggcatttggggtGAGTTTCCTCCAATTTTGTCCAGCgttggggcatttggggtcagATCCGATGCAATCCTCTACGATTTCGGGCTGAATTCGCCCTATTTGGGGGCAGATTTGGGGCATTTCGGTGCCGTTTGCTGACTATTTCTTGCACTTCCCCGCCTCCTCCCTCCCATTTCCCTCTATTTCTCCCCCCCAAACCTCCTCTTTTTgcccaaaatggcccttttttcccccaaacccGCAGTGCTGGCACCCACCTGGTCTTCGTGCCCTCCCAACGGGACGCCCACCACGACTTCGTgtacccccaaccccccttcGTCTGCCCTGAGCTGCCCAAGGAGGACAAAGCGGTACCGCCGGCCCCAAAACGTCCCTTTTTGCCCCCAATCCGACCCCCCCTTACCCAAAAAGAGCAAtttctcttccctccttttttttcccctttccccccccaaatGTGGCCCAATTCCATCCGTTTTTGGTTTTGGGGGACGGGATTCCATCCAActgggagtgggggggggggggaaaggttTTCGGGGCgcttcttttcccctctccaaaaatagccttttttgggagctgctctttcttttggggtaaaaagaagacaaaaaagggTTTTTGGGGTGGGAACCTTTGAACCTCGCTCGTTAGCTCTCAGTTAATTCCTCATTAATTAACTGAGCGCAGCGGGAAGTTCCCATGAAGGGGAAGTGGATCCTTCCTGATCCTATAGCCTCTGCTGGTGCTTTTTTGGGGTAAAATCCCCTCATTtgagggggctggggggggaaaaCCCCACCGGGATGGGAGCCTTTTGGGGTGGATATGGGTCATCTGGGGCACTTCGGATggatttggggccattttggggcagatttggggccttttggggtggctttgggggCGCTTTGGGCAGATTTGAGGTCAtatggggccattttggggcagATTTGGGTGGCTTTGGGGGCAGCttccaccccataaccccctctGACCCCACAGAGGGTGCACTTCATGCCAGATCCCTGCACCCTGGACATCAATGGGGTCGTGCTGGGCCTCACCTCCACCGACCTCCTCTTCCATATGGGCGCCGAGGAGATCAGCAGGTgccattttggggggggaggggggccaaaaaaaaccccacaaatgtgggatttgggggggggggctacTTATTTTAcccctttttccccattttcgCCTTATTTTCCCCGTTTTTCACCCCGTTTTCTCGCCCTTCAGCTCCTCTGGGACCTCGGATAGGTTCACACGGATCCTCCAACACATCCTGACGCAGCGCAGGTACCGCCTGCAGCCCCCAAATGGGGCTTTTTTGGGGCAAAACGGGGGGATTTCCGCACTGTCCCACCGCTctcctttctctgccttttcttaCATGCGAAATTCAATGGGGTTTCAGAGCTGCGGGGGTTAAAAAGGGTCCTTTTTGGGGCCCGGTGGCCCTTTAGGTGCAGAATTTCGGAGGTTTTAGGGCTGTTTTTGGGTCAGGATTGGTCCGTTTTGGGGCCAATGGTGGCCCTATAGCTGCAGAATTAAAGGGATTTCAGTGCTGCGGGGGTGAAAAATGGTCCTTTGGGGGCTTTGGTGACCCTTTCGATGCAgaattaatggggttttggtgCTGCTTTGGGTCAAGACGTGTCATTTTGGGGGCCTGGTGACcccacagcaggaggaggtCGGGGCTGGAGGACCCCCAGACCCCTCTTTTTCTttaccccaaccccccccccggtgctccctttcccttccagcTTCTACCCCCTGTACCCCCCGGCAGAGGAGATGAATGTGGACTACGAGAGCTTCTCCAGCTTCGCCTCGCTGCCCGTCACCCCCCACGTCCTCATCATCCCCTCGGAGCTGCGTTACTTCGTTAAGGTCTTAACGAGCAGGAAATCCCCCCCCTTAAACCCCCCGAATCCCCCCCCAGCAATGAGGATTTTAGGGGCACCCATCGCATGTCATGAATGGGGTTCTATGGGCTCCTCAGGGCAGCAACCAGCGCAGCTCAAACACAACCCCCCCTCACCCCCGAATCGCTGCTGgagtggggggggaagggggtcTGTGGGTCCCGATGGAAGCCCCAAATGTGTGCCGTGACCCCACAGGAGGTGTTGGGCTGCGTCTGCATCAACCCCGGGCGGCTGACCAAGGGACGGGCAGCGGGGACCTAcgggcagctgtgcctgcagccacGGTGGGATGGAGAGCAGAAGAACCCCTGCGTGGCTGCCCAGGTGGTCAGGATTTAGGATCGCACCGTCCCGACCCCAAAAAGAGCCCCGAATTTGGGGTGTGTGGGGGCGGATTTCCGCCATCCCGAgtcaggatttgggggtttgggGATCGGATTTCCCCCATCCAGACCCCAATCATAGCGGGTTTGGGGTTTCTGGATGGTTTTCACCGCTTTCTGCCTCAAAGCGCCATCAGAAAACCCCCAAAATGGGCGATTTAACCccatttcttccctcctttctttgctCTTAACCTCAAGGAAGGGGCAGGGTTGGGCTCCAGGTGCATCAGTTGCAATTAACCCGCACTAATTGCCTTAATTAATCACCTCCTGGCCCTGTTGTTACCCCCATAGGAAAACTACGAGGGCGTTttggtggaaaaacaaaaatggggggaaaaagtgaaaaaaacagtggaaaaaaggGACCGAAATGCCCATTTTTGGCTCTTTGGAgtggtggttttggggtttttttgggggtgCCTTCACAGGGtgtattttggggggaaaaagggggaaaagggggctgggggggggaaatccCACTGTAATTTCTCTCCTTGGTGGAGCTCCGGGGGGGTTTTGCCGGAAAatcccttttttctccccaaatatCGGCTCAAAGTGCTCCTCCTTCGCTTCATCTCTGCGTCAGTCCTCGGCCTACAacggagctggggggggggttgggagggggGGACAGAGATTTGGGGTATGgggaccccattgtcccccgCATGGAGGCCTCCCCCTTCATTACAGGCAATGGGGGTCCATTGGGGCCTTTGGGTGTGGgtttgggacccccccccccccatcttcACTCAAAaaatggggtgggaggggggatgGGACGTTAATTgtgtttttcccctcctcccaaTTAATGATGCTTTAATTccattggggggggggttgtatggggggggggtcccttATGGGCCATGGGAATCCATGTGGCCTTTGGGTGGGGGGGTTCCCATTCACCCCCCtccaaaggggggggggggggggggggaggcatCCTATTTGGTGTCCCCCCCTCCTTGAAATTAAtagggcggaggggggggggagggggcaatGGGGAGGTGTAATGGAGGGGAGGGGTAATAGGGCTGGGGGGTGGTGAGGGGGGGCAATAGGGCTGGAGAGGGAGGGGTAatggggttggggagggggggcaatagggctggggggggaggagtaatgggagggggagggaggcataatggggggagggggggcaatAGGGTTGGAGAGGGAGGGGTAACggaggggggggcggaggggtagcagggctgggggggggtaATAGGGCCGGGGAGGGAGGGGTaacgggggggagggggggcaattgggccggggggggggaaggggtaacagggctggggagggaggggtaATAGGGCCGGGGGGGTCCTTCAGCCCCATAGGTCCAACCCCCACCGGGAGCGCTGTGaacccccccccacacacagcgctatggggcggaGGTGGGGGTGGAAATGAGGCGGCGCAGCGGCGCTTCCTGGGGCGGCCGGAGGAGGCCGGGGTGGGCCCATAGGCCGCCATGGAGCCCGAGCGGGAGAGCGGCGGTGAGTGGGGGGGGGCTgagaggggggggaagggg from Gallus gallus isolate bGalGal1 chromosome 39 unlocalized genomic scaffold, bGalGal1.mat.broiler.GRCg7b 39_unloc2, whole genome shotgun sequence includes:
- the POLA2 gene encoding DNA polymerase alpha subunit B isoform X2, whose product is MADPEPDAVSVPLPVSVEAVLRELALFELRCDGADVTDKLLELCLSHSLDPVTLANELLAFVTSKALDPQLSPEALSAFEHEVLSRRDRRIPPPRRTDSRCLHDVHTLQGLLEEEEEEQLLDSYCTPAKGPQKRSSSTPENPHPKRSSSTHSPYKLLTPNSFSPSAAPSPQYSARTNRGSVVASFGPIHDITWEGRGGVDCTPKPFSPPERSLSRSYSFMFQRAADVREVLLWRMEQIGAALRSHHCIPEFGSLLLPAQDSVTVLGRIGCDSNGKLNPKSAVLEGDRERSAGAQIPLELSELQEFSLFPGQVVVVEGTNSTGRRLVVSKLYEGVPLPFHTPKDPAQGAAGGGQCVVLVVSGPFTPSDSVAFEPLQDLIEVIARQRPDVCVLFGPFIDTKHEQVESCRLLLPFAELFRLCVRSLLDGTRSAGTHLVFVPSQRDAHHDFVYPQPPFVCPELPKEDKARVHFMPDPCTLDINGVVLGLTSTDLLFHMGAEEISSSSGTSDRFTRILQHILTQRSFYPLYPPAEEMNVDYESFSSFASLPVTPHVLIIPSELRYFVKEVLGCVCINPGRLTKGRAAGTYGQLCLQPRWDGEQKNPCVAAQVVRI
- the POLA2 gene encoding DNA polymerase alpha subunit B isoform X1, with translation MADPEPDAVSVPLPVSVEAVLRELALFELRCDGADVTDKLLELCLSHSLDPVTLANELLAFVTSKALDPQLSPEALSAFEHEVLSRRDRRIPPPRRTDSRCLHDVHTLQGLHLLEEEEEEQLLDSYCTPAKGPQKRSSSTPENPHPKRSSSTHSPYKLLTPNSFSPSAAPSPQYSARTNRGSVVASFGPIHDITWEGRGGVDCTPKPFSPPERSLSRSYSFMFQRAADVREVLLWRMEQIGAALRSHHCIPEFGSLLLPAQDSVTVLGRIGCDSNGKLNPKSAVLEGDRERSAGAQIPLELSELQEFSLFPGQVVVVEGTNSTGRRLVVSKLYEGVPLPFHTPKDPAQGAAGGGQCVVLVVSGPFTPSDSVAFEPLQDLIEVIARQRPDVCVLFGPFIDTKHEQVESCRLLLPFAELFRLCVRSLLDGTRSAGTHLVFVPSQRDAHHDFVYPQPPFVCPELPKEDKARVHFMPDPCTLDINGVVLGLTSTDLLFHMGAEEISSSSGTSDRFTRILQHILTQRSFYPLYPPAEEMNVDYESFSSFASLPVTPHVLIIPSELRYFVKEVLGCVCINPGRLTKGRAAGTYGQLCLQPRWDGEQKNPCVAAQVVRI